From the genome of Streptomyces sp. V2I9:
GACCGGCGTCACCACCAAGTAACGCCTGCGGGTCATTCCCCAACTGGCCGTCATCCGCCCGTGCTGCCCCTCAGCACGGCCGGAGGCGCGGGGGTCGTCTCTGCGAAGAGACGGCCCCCGCGCCGCAGTTATCCCCACACGGAGGCACCCATGGGGCGCTATGTCGCACGACGACTGCTCCAGATGATCCCGGTCTTCATCGGGTCGACCCTGCTGGTCTTCCTGATGATGTACGCACTGCCCGGCGACCCCGTCAGAGCACTTGCCGGAGAACAGCACGTAGACGCGACGCAGATCGCGCAGATCAAGGCAGACCTCGGACTGGACCAGCCGATCTGGCAGCAGTACCTGAATTACCTCGGCAATCTGTTCCAGGGCGACCTCGGCAACCAGATCGGAACGCAGCGTCCGGTCGCCGAAGTCATCGCCGACGCCTACCCGATCACCATCAGACTGGCGATCTTCGCCTTCGTCTTCACGGTCGTCGCCGGTATCTCGCTCGGCATCGTCGCCGGCCTCAAGGCCGACTCCATCCGGGACCGCGGTCTGCTCGGCCTGACGCTGGTGCTGATCTCCATGCCGTCCTTCGTGCTGGGCTTCCTCGTTCAGTACTTCTTCGCGTTCCAGCTCGGCATCGCCAAGCCGAACGTGAGCCTCGATCCGACCAACGGCGAGTTGATCATGCCGGCCATCGTGCTGGCGTCGCTGTCACTCGCGTACGTCGCCCGCCTCACCCGTACCTCGGTCGCCGAGAACCTGCGCGCCGACTACATGCGTACGGCCGTCGCCAAGGGCCTGCCGCGGCGGCGGGTCATCGGCGTGCACCTGATGCGCAACTCGCTCATCCCGGTCGTCACCTTCCTCGGCACCGACATCGGCGCCCTCATGGGCGGCGCGATCGTGACCGAGGGCATCTTCAACATCAAGGGCGTCGGACAGCTCGTCTTCGAGGCGCTCGCCAAGCGCGAAGGCGCCACCGTCGTCGGCGTCGTGACGCTGCTCGTCATCGTCTACCTCGTCTGCAGCCTGCTCGTCGACCTGCTCTACGCGGTCCTGGACCCGAGGATCCGGTATGCCTGACACCACCGCACTCAAGAGCACCGACGCTCCGGCCACGGCCGTCGACGCGGCGCCCGCCACGGACACGGGCCCCGCGCCCGGCAAGCCGCGCAGCCTCTGGTCGGACGCCTGGCACGACCTGCGCCGCAACCCGCTCTTCCTCATCTCGATGGTGCTGATCGTGCTGCTCGCCGTCATGGCGATCTTCCCGAGCCTGTTCACCAGCGCCTCGCCGCGGGACGCCAACCTGGCCGAGCACTACCTCCAGCACCCGAACTGGGGACACTTCTTCGCCCCCGACTGGCTCGGGTACGACGTCCAGGGCCGCTCGATCTACGCGCGTCTGATCTACGGCGCCCGCGCCTCGATCATGGTCGGCGTGATCGTCACCATCGCGGTCACCGTCACCGGACTGGTGATCGGCATGATCGCGGGCTACTTCGGCGGCTGGATCGACACGATCCTGTCCCGGATCACCGACGTCTTCTTCGGCGTCCCCTTCATCGTCGGCGCCATGGTCATCCTGACCAGCTTCGAGGAGCGCTCCGTCTGGGTCGTCATCCTGTCGATGGCCTTCCTCGGCTGGACGCAGATCGCCCGTGTCGCCCGCGGCTCGGTCATCACGATCAAGCAGGCCGACTACGTGGTCGCCGCCAAGGCGCTCGGCGCCTCCACCACCCGGATCCTGACGCGGCACATCCTGCCGAACGCCATCGCTCCGGTGATCGTGGTCGCCACCATCGCGCTCGGCGGTTACATCGCCGCCGAGGCCACCCTGTCCTTCCTCGGTATCGGCCTCGCCGAGCCGACGGTCTCGTGGGGCATCGACGTGTCCGCTGCGAAGGACCAGCTCCGCAACGCGCCGTTCGTCCTGGTCATCCCCTCGGTGATGGTCTCGATCACGGTGCTGTCCTTCCTGATGTTCGGCGATGCGGTCCGCAACGCCCTCGACCCCAAGATGCGCTGAGGGAGGCGTTCGTGACCACCATCGACAAAACGGCTCACGTCCCCGCACCGCGGGAGTCCGTGAGTGGCGACGGTCCACTGCTCGACGTCCGTGACCTGCACGTGGAGTTCCACACCCGTGACGGTGTGGCCAAGGCGGTCAACGGTGTGAACTACACCGTCAGTGCCGGCGAGACGCTCGCCGTGCTGGGCGAGTCCGGCTCCGGCAAGTCCGTGACCGCGCAGACCATCATGGGCATCCTCGACATGCCGCCCGGGAAGATCACGCAGGGCGAGATCCTCTTCCGCGGCCAGGACATGCTGAAGATGTCCAACGAGGAGCGCCGGAAGATCCGCGG
Proteins encoded in this window:
- a CDS encoding ABC transporter permease: MPDTTALKSTDAPATAVDAAPATDTGPAPGKPRSLWSDAWHDLRRNPLFLISMVLIVLLAVMAIFPSLFTSASPRDANLAEHYLQHPNWGHFFAPDWLGYDVQGRSIYARLIYGARASIMVGVIVTIAVTVTGLVIGMIAGYFGGWIDTILSRITDVFFGVPFIVGAMVILTSFEERSVWVVILSMAFLGWTQIARVARGSVITIKQADYVVAAKALGASTTRILTRHILPNAIAPVIVVATIALGGYIAAEATLSFLGIGLAEPTVSWGIDVSAAKDQLRNAPFVLVIPSVMVSITVLSFLMFGDAVRNALDPKMR
- a CDS encoding ABC transporter permease, giving the protein MGRYVARRLLQMIPVFIGSTLLVFLMMYALPGDPVRALAGEQHVDATQIAQIKADLGLDQPIWQQYLNYLGNLFQGDLGNQIGTQRPVAEVIADAYPITIRLAIFAFVFTVVAGISLGIVAGLKADSIRDRGLLGLTLVLISMPSFVLGFLVQYFFAFQLGIAKPNVSLDPTNGELIMPAIVLASLSLAYVARLTRTSVAENLRADYMRTAVAKGLPRRRVIGVHLMRNSLIPVVTFLGTDIGALMGGAIVTEGIFNIKGVGQLVFEALAKREGATVVGVVTLLVIVYLVCSLLVDLLYAVLDPRIRYA